GCAGAAGGAGCAAAAGACCTTGatggaatcagagaatcatgaaggttggaaaagacttccaagtgcaacctttgaccaaacaccactGTGTTAACTATACCACAACACTAAATgcactctttcagtgaagaaattccttctgatgtCCAACTTTAACCTCCCTTGGctcagcttgaggccattttctcttgtgCTTTGTTTGACAGAAAGGAGGCTGAATGCCACCTagctacagcctcctttcaggagGTCTCCCCTGggcttccttttctccagactaaacaagCCCATCTCCCTCAGGCACACCTCATAAGACATGTGCTCTGGATTGTTTCGCACCTTGGTTGCCCTCTCAGATCTAAACCTTGGATGTGCCCCAGTCTGTTTAATGATGGATGCTACTTTGGGATTCAGACTGGCATCTCCAGTAGAGTTTGTTGGAGTAATTTTGTCTCTACTCTTAAATCTCTAATTAAGAATTAGCCATCACTCATGCATCTTGCAGGTGATCTCCCAATATGCTGAGAGCTCAGTATAGAAATGGAACTGATTGACTGCTGGATTGGTCTCCATTGCTCACCTTAGGCATGAGCTGAGTTTGCTTCAACCACTCAGCAGCAGTGGCTcaactctgctgctttttttagACTATGAATTTCGGCACAGAACAGACCTATCTTCATATGTCTTAGAAGCTTGAACTTGTTGAACATACCTTCATTACAAAAGGTCCCCCACTGTCCCCTTCACAGGCATCTCCTCTCTTTAGTGCGTCAGGACTGTAACCTACAGGCAAGAAAAATGGACATTTGACTGTAGGGTGAGTGGCTGTTATTGGCCatgttttctttaagattttggGATAAATGGCATAAATTTTTGGGACCCATGATATCGCTGATGCTGTTAAGTCGGACTTCTGTTTTTCATATATGTAAAAATTCTAACTTTGCATCTGTCTTTGCAGCAGTCTTGAATCTGTTTTTTCATCAGAATTTGTGTTAGTGTCAGTTGCACTGACACTGTACAACAGCTGTAGCGTGAGCTACTGTGCTTTTCTTGTCTTAGAAACTTATTTGTAATAGTCTGTCTTCCCTCTTCTATTTACTATAGAGGTTCACTGTTATCCCCACTTTTACTTTCCTGTCACTTAAGTTCTGCTTTTCGTCTCCCCAGCTGTCTTCCTAAAGTATCACTATGAAGAGGAAGAGGATTTCATTCATTCCTGATAAACTGGATAGTATCTCTGCACGTTCCCATCACCTGTGTCTGCATCTCAgctattttttctgtatatcTGCATCTCAGCTATTTCACAGAATGTTGTTTAGAAAGAGAATCTATAAGAGCTCTGTATTTTCAGCACGCTTGTGTAATTGGCTTCCATCCTAACTAAAGCAGTCCCATGCATTTAGATGCAAGCAGCACAAATTTAGTCAAAAATCTCAAGGCTTCCTTGTAGGAACTGATGAAGTCTGCACAAATGAAGAATATATCAGAAACTATTAAACTGGTACATAAATCCATGGTACCTTGATAACTTGAATTCTGTGTTGACTTCCCTTCTCACTCAAAAAGGGCATGATGCTAGAAGAGATttaggaaggcaggagccttcaAAATTTGTGGCCATAAGTATGAATGGGCTCCAAAAGATTGAGACAAGCTAGTAGATAGGATAATAGGTGTGCAGCCTTTAATTTAGGAAGTCACTGAACTGCTCTATACTAGtgaaaagataatttcatttGTGTAGTTCTCCCttagcagctgctgctgctacatAGTACCATTAGACTAATGCCTTACACAGGTTGTTGTTGCAAACTTTATTCCTAGCTTTAAGTTCTCCAGCTTTCACTTTCTTAGAGCTGAGAAATTTCTTATCATGGGAAAGTTATTCTTTGTGGAGGGCAATTATAAATGTATCAGAAAGTAACCTAGCTGCATGAGTCACACCAGGAACTCAGAGCCCTTTACTTCTGTGGCAAGCTGTGCCTGTGACTCCAGTGTTACTTACCTGCACAGAACATGTTGTCAGTGACTTTGACTCTAGTGGATGCCTTGCAGGTACTTTGATCTACAATGGGCACATTGACTTGTTGCAGAACTGTGGGCAAGTTGGAGGGGCTAGTGGCCCATGTTTCTTTCAGATTTCCCCAACCAGTTACCCTCCCTTTGTAACCTGCCAGCATCAGCCTGTGGAAGGAAGCACAAGTATAATTAAATGTATTGTAACAGCTTTCTTCTGCCTGGCACTCTTAGTGCCAATAGCCTGGAGAAGtcatgttttttttctctctctctcctcctcaccTCTGCACTACTTCTTTGGTAGGCAGGCAGACAGGATGGATGTAGTCACTGAAGCTGATGGGTCTCTTTAAGTGCATGAGTGCAATGTCTCGGTCCATGTTCTCTTTCCAGTTGTACTTGGGATGGATGATTATTTTATCCAACAGAGCAATCTtctctttattcttttcatATCTGAAATAGTTGTGAAGGAAAACTCGCTGTACAGTAGCAGCTGAGAGTCTTCTGGAGTTTATGATACTCTCAGCTTTGTACCCTCTGAGACAATGCTGTCTTTACATAGGAGCACCCTTTTAGATTTCTCAGGCTTCCTTGCTCCCTTTCACTTCAACCTTTAGGATCAGCAAGAGCAGTAAATTACAGCCCCCTTAGATCCTGTTATTGAGAGGCATGTGACATTAGTTATAATACTTCAGTGGATACTGAATGACAGCCCAACTCCAAAGTATCTCATTACTTCAAGTGGAAGTCTAGTTCCTTCCACTTCATTCAGACTCTTACTTTGCTCTTACGTGCTTGCCAATCCGCACCAATAAGTCACTTGTACTTAAGTTCTTGTCCCAGGGTGGATAAAAAAGACAATGAGCAGCAGTCAGGATCCAGCTGTCACTGATGAGGCTGGCACCACACAGCAGTTCCTGTGGAGACTTTTTGTAGAGCATCACCTGCCTGAGAGATGAGGAAGGAAGCCCTTAGCAGGAGTAAATGGGTCCTAGTGTCTTGCAGAAAGTGCAGATTTGGCAGTGAGCAGGAAACAGCATTGCTCTATACTGACAAAACTGAGTGAGTAGCTCTGTAGCAAGTCTTCCCTGGACATGTATATCCTCTGTAGTAGGCCATTTATTTACCCCATTTCTTTTACCTGATGAAGTTTCTCATCCTTTTCATTCCAGCAAAGCTGGAAAGAGGAAGACATGAAGATGAAACACACCAACACACTTGCTTTCTCCAGTGGTTGCATACTTGATTCAAGAGGTGCGTTTCTTTCCAGCTATTTTAGTACTGCTCTGTCAGCCACTTGGAGAAGCTTTGATTAGAATCTATGATTTATGCACACTGCCTAAGATAGGAAAGCCCTTTTATTTCTACCTGTTTGagctgaagagaaggaaaacacaattcccAAAGACTATGCAGAGACAATGCTTACCAGGGGGAGCTGCCAACTTCTGCATCATCCCCATGAACAATTCTTCCTGTGTAGGAATCAAACAGCTCCCTCTCACTTTTGTCtgttatctttttcttctcaaataaaGGACGAGTGCCACAATCTGAAAAAACAAGCAATCTGGCTTTGCTACTCTACCTGAATCACAGTGGAGAACTGTTGTCTGCAGTCAGCATGTGAAGCTGGAAGATCTTAAGAAGTGCTTACTGGCTCCATGATTGGAACTGGATATTGACTTTTGAGAGTTCTTCAAGGAATTTAAGTATCTTCCCCTGCTTTTAACAGCTTCTGGCTAGCTGATGTTTCTGAGGAACAGTGAATGGGAAGAAGGTATAGCCCTTCTGCAAACATGCTGTACCTAGAGTTTTTGCTCACCTGCTTCACCTGAACCAAAAGTTTTTTCATCAAAGAAGGGTTTGAACTCTTTAGGAAGAGTAGAACGTCCTGATAGTCCCTCAGACTCTTGGTTCTCATCCTCTAGCAAGCTGTCTGAGAGATGTAAAGACAAACAAGGCAAAAGGTTTAAGTGTAGTTGCCATAATTATCAGCAATGTAAATGTTCCTTTCCCCAAACAGTAGGTCTGATGAAGGaatgatgttttaaaacacCAGTGCTCTTTTTAATGTGCCTTGTCCACCAGTGTGAGTTTTCAGGGAGAACACCTGAGAGAGGTAACAGTGCTATGCACATAAGGCAGGTTCCTACATGTGATAGATATATGGACAAACAAGACTCCCATGTGCATGGTGCACGTACATCCTTGTCTATTCCTCCCAGGCCAAGCATTTCGTTCTACTCCTGTTATTTGCCACTGCCTCAAATATGGGCCTACCCAAACCTAAGCAGATTTCTCACCGCAGTAGTGCAGATCACAGTAGTCAAAGTAGGGTGATTCATTTGTGACACACCAGGCACCCTCGTCATCTCTGTCTGGATTCCGACAGTAATTCTCCTTCAGCTCCACTTCTGGGTCAACTTGTTTTCTATGGAGCACCTCTTTGGCTTTCTCAGAGTTCCATGGTAGACACTTAGCTCCAGACACAGTGACTGAGAGAGTCCCTGTGTAAAGCATGCCTTTCTCTGGTTCACAAGGCTCCATTGGTGCAGGTTCTGTGACCCGTGGAGTGAATGGAACTGTTGTTCTATCTTCACCTGGAAAGACAAAAGGCTGTGATTTAAGCCACAGCTGTGCACTCAGAAGTGCTATTAGCAAATAGTACCAGAGCCCCTTAGTAAAGCCTAGAGTTCCATGGGGCCTCCCATTATGTTTAGGAACTCCCACTGTATTTCTAGGCATGGGGTGGCCCTCTAAAATATTGCAGTGTCGAAGATGGTACAGCAGTATGTGAAGTGAGGCTGGCACTATTCATCACATTTCTCTTTGTCACTAAGATATGAGGAACAATATTGTGTTCCCATCTGGGACATCTTTGAGAACCAGCTCAAGGGATCGGTAGCTGTCTTAGGCATAATTCTGCTGTATTAGCTCCTTCAACACCTTATTCTAAAATGCATAACTAGGCCATATATAGGGGAGCCTTTTACTGTGATACTCTACTAAAATAGCAAATTTAACTTTTGCTAACGTTTCTAAATCTAATGATGATAAGTGAAAAATTTCCCTGCAAGACTTTTCACACTTTTCCTTGCAAGTGTCGTGATGACTGCAAGTTTTAAGCAGCATTTCCTGAAGGAGTGGGTACCCAATAATCTCTTTTGGCTGGGCCTCAAGGTGCCTTCTCCTTGTGCACAGGGGGAGTCCCCATGTGAAGAGATACCCCACTTGACTATTCACTCTGGTGCACAACAGCCACTGGGCAAGTAGTATTCACCTTTATTGGTAGGGCTGCTTCTGTTTTTTGACTCATGTCAACATGATTATAAAAGATCAGTGCACAAAGGCTTTTCTAATCCTGCTACATCCATGCACATAGGAAGTGTAACTGTAAGATACTGCAGGTCAGAAATTAACTGGTGAACAGAGATAGCACAGATGCCTGATGGCCTCATGAGGCATCTGTGCTACCTCTGGCATCATGCCTGATGCCTGGCCTCAAAGCAGAGCagtgtttcttttcagtttgtTAGATTCTGCAAACCAGAGCAATGATAATGGcttttgaaatttcaaaatagCCCCATGTCAAAATGGTTCTGACCTCTAACTTTTGCTTATGAGTTGTTGCTTCTAGTCTTTGTTTTTGAAAGAGAGACTTCTGCTCTGTGAGAAGGTTCTCTCCTTTACCAGTTCTTCTGAGACAGAGGTCAAGCCCCAGGGGAGATGGCTCTGTACTAGGGAGAAAGGGAATGTGTAAGTGTCGGGGGATGATCCTCCATATTCAGTTCAATGATGAGAGAAGGGCATCTGCTCTTTACTTGAGATTGTAAGTATTAAACTGCACTCCTCCACAGGAGAGAATGTTTAAGGCAGGCAGTCAAGCACAAACTGTAGTTATTTTGTCCTAAGGTAGGAATTCAGACCAAAAAACATTATGATTCATGGCTGTCTCTAATTTGAGACAGCTGggccaggattttggggtgactgACTAGAAGATACTCTAGTACATTCCAGGGTACTGGTTTTAATTTAGATCTAGATTAGCATAATCTAGAGAAAACAGCTCATTATGTATGGGCAACTCAgtgacttttctttctcagCTCCTTTACCCTTTAAGATGCAGCTTCTCTACTCCTACTGACCTCTGTTCATGTAAGCATTCCCCTCCTTAACCCTCCTTGACTGCTTTAGTATCAGTCTCAGTGCAGTGTTTTGCTGTGAGTGAAGGGCTCTCTGGAGTGCTGGGACATACCACACACGGGGATGGGACACGCCTCCCGTTCTACCGTTGGGTCTCGGGTATAGCACCATGGGCCTTCTGAGTTGTTGTCTGGGTTCCTGCAGTAGTTCTCAATGAGGTTGGGATAAATGGTGGCATTAAATCTATGAGAGACAAAGCTGATtaggctgggaaggaaggacaCAGCAGAGAACTCTTAAAGGGGAATGCAGGAGAGGAACTTACTTAGGAATATGTGGATATTTGCTTGTCCACACTTGACATTCAATCCCAGACTTGGTTTGGCTAATTGTTCCCCGATAGTTCTGGCCCAGCCCAAGAGCGCAGTTACCTGTCAAAATCCCAACACAGTGTAAGCCAGTCAGGGGAACTGGATGTTGCATTTTTCAAGGTCAGAAGTACCATCTCGCATATCCCTTTAACTTTTGCTGGGTGCATAAACCTGCCATAGCAGAGCCCTCCTCTTCCTGTGAGAAGAGCACACAGCCTAAGCTTTCTCTGCTTCATCAGAGGGAGCTTtccctgagggctctgtgctttgctttggcTCTGAGAGGCTGCTCACACCTGACTGTGTCACAAGGATGAGGATATCTACCCCATACTATTTCAGTGCACAAACTAGATTGTTTGTTGAAATGATTACTGGGGAAATAAAGagtaagaaataatttcaaattccTCCcctggtatttttctttaaaattagaCGGCTTCTCCAAcatcagtttaatttttttctgtacaatCTCTGCAGGAAGCAAGTTCCTGGCACTCACTGTATCAAGGAGATTGAGGTCAGCATGAAGTTCATACCTTCTAGACAAGCATCCAGAACTGTCCTGGCCTTTCCCAGGCCCTGACATACTAGCAAAATAAGAAGAAAGAGACACATTATATGAAAGCAATCCAAATAAGCATCATCATTTGAACCAGTTTATCATCTAGAGACAAAACACAAGTGCTTAGCCCTGGAAAGTGAGCTCTTAAAAGAGGGAGCCATCTCTCCAGGATGGGACAGTGCATTCTAAGGAGTAACAGTAGCTGCAAGAATCAAAACAACTTACCTTGGTATTTTGACCAAAATATATCCtgtaaaaaagattaaaaaaaaaattagggacACAGAACATCAAACCTTTCTTAGCTACTGCTATTCAAACCAGTAAAAGAACATCCCATCACAACAAAAGACAAGACTAACCTAGCTCTGTTATACCAGTTACTACGGAGTCAAAGCAAAAAATGCGATAAAAAACCACATTCCCACACTTCAGACTCAGGAATCAAGACAGTACTGTTGTTTCTAAGGAGACCAAAGATGTTTCCAACCTTCATCAACCTGCAGAGCAAGCAGTGCAAGTAGTGCAGTGGGCTACAGTGCAGAAGTCCAAGCAGCTGAACCTGGAATTTCTAAGGCCACAGATCACATGTAGGTATTGCTCATCTCTGCCATGCAGCCTGGGGCTGATTGCTTTTGAAGTACTCCAAAGAGGTAATGTCTTGCTGGCTTAGGCTCCTAACTGTTTatctgttggttttttgggtgtgAAATTCTGCAAGGACACCAGCCTTGGGGCTAGGGGCAAATCCCAAAAGGATGCAGGACAAATTTGGCAGAGTGAGTGAGTCTGGAAACTGGAAAAATGGGCAGGGTGTGCAGAAGCTCAAGGGAGTCTGAGGAGCCTGCACTCAGTGTTTTGACTACTATGCCAGTGCTTCTGTGAGTGTCTGGGATAGCAGCTCACATGTGTGTGATACCATGCTGAGCTAATGGAAGGTGTTCTTCAGGACCTTGTCACTTTATGCatagagagggagagagaagaacCTGAAC
The DNA window shown above is from Camarhynchus parvulus chromosome 5, STF_HiC, whole genome shotgun sequence and carries:
- the F2 gene encoding prothrombin → MAQTKTTILRGLLFSSLLHLTLSHAGVFLEKGQALSLLKRHRRANKGFLEEMLKGNLERECLEEICSYEEAFEALESTDQTDIFWSKYQVCQGLGKARTVLDACLEGNCALGLGQNYRGTISQTKSGIECQVWTSKYPHIPKFNATIYPNLIENYCRNPDNNSEGPWCYTRDPTVEREACPIPVCGEDRTTVPFTPRVTEPAPMEPCEPEKGMLYTGTLSVTVSGAKCLPWNSEKAKEVLHRKQVDPEVELKENYCRNPDRDDEGAWCVTNESPYFDYCDLHYCDSLLEDENQESEGLSGRSTLPKEFKPFFDEKTFGSGEADCGTRPLFEKKKITDKSERELFDSYTGRIVHGDDAEVGSSPWQVMLYKKSPQELLCGASLISDSWILTAAHCLFYPPWDKNLSTSDLLVRIGKHVRAKYEKNKEKIALLDKIIIHPKYNWKENMDRDIALMHLKRPISFSDYIHPVCLPTKEVVQRLMLAGYKGRVTGWGNLKETWATSPSNLPTVLQQVNVPIVDQSTCKASTRVKVTDNMFCAGYSPDALKRGDACEGDSGGPFVMKNPDDNRWYQVGIVSWGEGCDRDGKYGFYTHVFRLKKWIRKVIENQGR